A window of Pedobacter lusitanus contains these coding sequences:
- a CDS encoding glycosyltransferase has product MFKVIKKIVRGLSNKPAKDYEVMPVTGGNVFDWKHISDRRLYTDNNYALEVLEENINFRLEPLTDHIQTHKEQITYHCYWHGNIGRKQAFSIKSFLCTQDLTRCRVILWLDADNGYHNHEKNPILKEILHLIEVKIYDPYQEIKNTPWKNKKELVNEPENLAKRSDAFRFLILYKYGGVYFDLDVMFLKDFSSLLESEFCYAWETQPYANSAILSLKSKSEIATYILNKSSKKRTVLPWIILNYSDSLLNKLNILPCTFF; this is encoded by the coding sequence ATGTTTAAAGTAATAAAGAAGATTGTCAGAGGACTTTCTAACAAACCTGCAAAGGATTATGAAGTGATGCCTGTAACCGGCGGAAATGTTTTTGACTGGAAACATATCAGTGACCGTCGTCTCTATACAGATAATAACTATGCGCTTGAAGTTCTGGAAGAAAATATAAATTTCCGCTTAGAGCCTCTTACTGATCACATACAAACTCATAAAGAACAGATTACTTATCATTGCTACTGGCATGGAAATATTGGACGTAAACAGGCATTTTCAATTAAATCCTTTTTATGTACGCAAGATCTTACCAGATGCAGAGTCATTTTATGGCTGGATGCTGATAATGGATACCATAATCATGAAAAGAACCCAATTCTAAAAGAAATCCTGCACTTGATTGAAGTTAAGATTTATGATCCATACCAGGAAATAAAAAATACACCCTGGAAAAATAAAAAAGAACTTGTCAATGAGCCTGAAAATCTGGCAAAAAGATCAGATGCTTTTAGATTCTTGATCCTTTATAAATACGGAGGTGTTTATTTTGATCTGGACGTAATGTTTCTTAAAGATTTTAGCAGTTTACTGGAATCCGAATTCTGTTATGCCTGGGAAACTCAACCTTATGCTAACAGTGCAATATTAAGTTTGAAATCCAAAAGTGAGATAGCTACTTATATATTAAACAAAAGCAGTAAAAAGCGTACTGTATTGCCCTGGATCATTCTAAACTATTCAGACTCTCTTTTGAATAAGCTAAATATTCTTCCTTGCACTTTTTTTTGA
- the eptA gene encoding phosphoethanolamine--lipid A transferase EptA, with the protein MFKKNLKLLDFALLMSFLNFLFFHLPFFTFVFNKADHKSLSGVTIIISLIILMLVLNSLLFYLILFLSRFAGKSLLVLFFIINSIAVYFINTYSVIIDESMIGNIFNTNYQESSSFFSFKLILYIVLLGIIPAIYIIKAKITTPTLKKFSVTSSLTLLLITILIFANASNWLWIDKNSKTLGGLAMPWSYSVNIALFYVHKSQKNEKEILLPKATIKDNKKSVVVLVIGESARSQNFSLNGYGKNTNPLLSKTPNVFSFKATSCATYTTAGVKCILEPTSSDDLYEILPNYLYRNDVEVIWRTTNWGEPPVHIKNYQTRENLAADCKGEGCNYDEILLSGLKEQILASKKNKILIVLHTSTSHGPTYSKKYPPRFETFKPVCNSVELGNCSQTELINAYDNTIIYTDYILHNVIEDLKQLKEFNSAMLFVSDHGESLGEKNLYMHGIPLSIAPKEQYEIPFIVWVSDNSKQLKPKPDQILSQNNVFHSVLNFLGIQSPVYNEGMNIFK; encoded by the coding sequence ATGTTTAAGAAGAATTTAAAATTACTGGATTTTGCATTGTTGATGAGTTTTCTTAATTTTTTATTCTTTCATCTTCCATTTTTCACCTTTGTCTTCAATAAGGCAGATCATAAGAGTTTAAGCGGGGTTACGATTATTATAAGTTTAATAATTCTAATGCTTGTACTCAATTCTCTTCTTTTTTATCTGATACTTTTTCTGTCACGTTTTGCCGGAAAATCTCTATTGGTATTATTCTTCATCATTAATTCAATTGCTGTTTATTTTATCAATACTTATAGTGTGATAATAGACGAGAGTATGATTGGTAATATATTCAATACCAATTATCAGGAGTCCAGCAGTTTTTTTTCTTTTAAACTGATTCTGTATATCGTTTTATTGGGCATAATTCCCGCTATCTATATCATTAAGGCTAAAATTACAACCCCGACACTTAAAAAGTTCTCCGTTACTTCTTCGCTTACCTTATTATTAATTACCATTTTAATCTTCGCCAATGCGAGTAACTGGTTATGGATTGATAAGAATTCAAAGACATTAGGAGGGCTTGCAATGCCCTGGTCTTATTCAGTGAATATTGCTCTGTTTTATGTTCACAAGTCCCAGAAGAATGAAAAGGAGATTTTATTGCCTAAGGCAACAATAAAAGATAATAAAAAATCAGTTGTGGTATTAGTAATAGGAGAGTCGGCAAGAAGCCAGAACTTTTCTTTAAACGGATATGGCAAGAATACGAATCCGCTACTTTCCAAAACCCCAAATGTATTCAGTTTTAAAGCCACATCCTGTGCGACATATACCACTGCTGGTGTAAAATGTATTTTAGAACCAACAAGTTCTGATGATTTATATGAAATTCTACCTAATTATCTCTATAGAAACGATGTAGAGGTAATCTGGAGAACTACAAACTGGGGAGAACCACCAGTTCATATTAAAAATTATCAGACCCGGGAAAATCTGGCAGCAGATTGCAAAGGTGAGGGGTGCAATTATGATGAAATTCTTTTGAGTGGACTGAAAGAACAAATATTAGCGAGTAAAAAGAATAAGATATTAATAGTTCTGCATACAAGTACAAGCCATGGGCCTACATACAGTAAAAAATATCCACCTCGATTTGAGACTTTTAAACCCGTTTGTAATAGTGTTGAATTAGGAAACTGTTCTCAAACAGAACTGATCAATGCTTATGATAATACCATTATTTATACAGATTATATCCTTCATAATGTAATAGAGGATTTGAAACAATTAAAAGAGTTTAATAGTGCAATGCTTTTTGTTTCTGACCATGGAGAATCTTTAGGAGAAAAGAATCTGTATATGCATGGAATACCTTTAAGTATTGCACCTAAAGAACAGTATGAGATTCCTTTTATAGTTTGGGTATCTGATAATTCAAAACAACTCAAGCCTAAGCCTGATCAGATATTGTCTCAGAACAATGTGTTTCATAGCGTTTTAAACTTTTTGGGTATACAAAGTCCTGTTTACAACGAAGGAATGAACATCTTCAAATAA
- a CDS encoding EndoS/ChiA family endoglycosidase translates to MKKQLFFILSLMAVFYSCKKESLPAGQNAPDGSMSVMSANQAVSGPYKVAYYAFDNGGPRLIDFAREANVVVLFEAHEWRFVDSAKYTGHDFIFDNKNYKTYGSIMADVRILQRRGVKVLMNEDDNSGWSSNTPFTDYSGKKFNNTEFISMAKSYILDSLKLDGIALDIEHGAKNNAQYKALLTGLGQYFGPLSKNPNTLYIAAIYSGAPEGGAIGKDLNVAKYVNFVEDMGYFQDNTSRFNQWANVIGAGKTMIGVSAESNFKNLTKDVAAAKWQPVNGKKAGIMVYAANLDSTYTNTVFRALAQ, encoded by the coding sequence ATGAAAAAGCAATTGTTTTTTATCCTGAGCCTTATGGCTGTTTTTTATTCCTGTAAAAAAGAATCATTACCAGCCGGGCAAAATGCTCCGGACGGATCAATGTCCGTCATGTCTGCTAACCAGGCTGTGTCAGGCCCTTATAAGGTCGCTTATTACGCTTTTGATAATGGCGGACCAAGACTGATAGATTTTGCCAGGGAAGCTAATGTTGTCGTCCTGTTTGAAGCTCATGAATGGCGATTTGTTGATAGTGCGAAATATACCGGACATGACTTTATATTTGATAACAAAAATTACAAAACCTATGGGTCTATTATGGCGGATGTCAGGATTTTACAGCGCCGTGGTGTTAAAGTTCTGATGAACGAAGATGACAATTCCGGCTGGAGCAGCAACACTCCTTTTACCGATTATTCGGGCAAAAAGTTTAACAATACGGAGTTTATCAGTATGGCTAAATCTTATATTTTAGATTCGCTGAAATTAGATGGTATTGCACTGGATATTGAACACGGTGCAAAAAACAATGCTCAATATAAAGCACTTTTAACTGGATTGGGACAATATTTTGGCCCTTTATCTAAAAACCCAAACACGCTTTATATTGCAGCAATTTATTCTGGTGCACCTGAAGGCGGTGCTATTGGTAAGGATTTAAATGTAGCTAAATATGTGAATTTTGTTGAAGATATGGGCTATTTTCAGGATAATACCAGCAGATTCAATCAATGGGCTAATGTTATCGGTGCAGGTAAAACGATGATTGGCGTTTCTGCAGAAAGCAATTTCAAGAACCTGACTAAAGATGTTGCAGCAGCAAAATGGCAGCCGGTTAATGGTAAAAAAGCTGGTATCATGGTTTATGCAGCTAATCTGGATTCCACTTATACCAATACCGTATTCAGAGCCTTAGCTCAGTAA
- a CDS encoding HAD hydrolase-like protein has product MQNKFEMVVFDMAGTTVNENNLVYKTLRNAINNAGFEFSLEEVLAEGAGKEKKQAIRSVLLSYAGISDEELTISIYNEFIVTLTNAYAKEEILPQPNAIALFSALKDRNVLAVLNTGYDRGTASSILEKLGWVEGVDFDALVTASDVERNRPDPDMIEFAMKRFQITDASRVVKVGDSIIDIQEGQNAGCGLSIGITTGAHTVEQLQSANPDRIIDNLIDLLPAID; this is encoded by the coding sequence ATGCAGAACAAATTTGAAATGGTAGTTTTTGATATGGCAGGAACTACAGTAAATGAAAACAACCTGGTGTACAAAACACTTAGAAATGCGATAAATAATGCTGGATTTGAATTCAGTCTGGAAGAAGTGCTGGCAGAAGGTGCAGGTAAAGAAAAAAAACAGGCTATCCGCTCAGTACTTTTGAGTTATGCCGGAATCAGTGATGAAGAATTAACTATCAGCATCTATAACGAATTTATTGTAACCCTTACCAATGCTTATGCTAAAGAAGAAATCCTGCCACAGCCAAATGCAATAGCACTTTTTTCAGCGCTTAAAGACAGAAATGTTTTAGCTGTCCTGAATACAGGTTATGATAGGGGTACTGCAAGTTCAATCCTGGAAAAACTGGGCTGGGTAGAAGGGGTAGACTTCGATGCACTGGTTACAGCTTCTGATGTTGAGCGGAACAGACCTGATCCGGATATGATTGAATTTGCAATGAAGCGTTTCCAGATCACTGATGCAAGCCGGGTGGTTAAGGTTGGTGATTCGATCATTGATATTCAGGAAGGTCAAAATGCAGGTTGCGGCCTTAGTATTGGTATTACAACCGGAGCACATACAGTTGAGCAGCTTCAATCAGCCAATCCCGATCGTATCATAGATAATCTGATTGATCTGTTGCCGGCAATCGATTAG
- a CDS encoding zinc-binding dehydrogenase, translating into MKNQQPIHPKGRAVLFSGPGKPFSISKYDLPESADEEIIIKNLYTTICGSDIHTYCGHRSEPDQVVLGHEIVGEIFSLVPGKSHFDFSGKPVEIGDRVIWSIFAVPEGTKPPREDMPQKSEQLFKYGHALATSKDIFNGGLADYCVLRPNTAFLKISAAMPLQVAATISCAHATVTGAIRVAGEIANQRVIIFGAGLLGISCAAMCREAGAARISLIDPDTSRLMWGEKFGADKTYTTEDFYTDQSQPAEEGDIVFDMTGHPAAMKAGLDALALGGTAVWIGAVFPAKHVEVDAQKIVRKLLQIKGLHNYNYDDFVNATSFIEHNYQKYPFQALIEKEYELGEVEEAFRYATQEKPVRVGIRI; encoded by the coding sequence ATGAAAAATCAACAACCCATACACCCCAAAGGACGGGCTGTACTATTTAGTGGGCCAGGTAAGCCTTTTAGTATATCGAAGTATGATTTGCCTGAGTCTGCAGACGAAGAAATCATTATAAAAAATCTGTATACAACCATTTGCGGCAGTGATATACATACTTATTGCGGACATCGTTCCGAACCTGATCAGGTAGTACTTGGTCATGAAATTGTGGGTGAGATATTTTCGCTCGTGCCTGGTAAATCTCATTTTGATTTCAGCGGTAAACCTGTGGAGATAGGAGACAGGGTGATATGGTCTATTTTTGCTGTGCCGGAAGGGACCAAACCGCCCCGTGAAGATATGCCACAGAAAAGTGAGCAGCTGTTTAAATATGGGCATGCACTTGCAACAAGCAAAGATATTTTTAACGGGGGACTTGCCGATTATTGTGTGCTAAGACCAAATACGGCTTTCCTTAAAATCTCTGCAGCCATGCCACTTCAGGTGGCAGCAACGATTAGCTGCGCACATGCTACCGTAACCGGAGCTATACGCGTTGCCGGAGAAATAGCGAATCAGAGAGTAATTATATTCGGAGCAGGCCTGCTCGGCATTTCTTGTGCTGCAATGTGCAGGGAAGCAGGAGCAGCCCGGATTAGTCTGATTGACCCTGATACTTCAAGACTGATGTGGGGTGAGAAATTTGGAGCAGATAAAACTTATACAACAGAAGATTTTTACACAGATCAATCGCAGCCGGCAGAAGAAGGGGATATCGTGTTTGATATGACCGGTCATCCTGCAGCAATGAAAGCCGGGCTTGATGCACTCGCTCTTGGTGGAACAGCCGTTTGGATTGGCGCGGTATTTCCGGCAAAACATGTAGAGGTAGATGCCCAGAAAATTGTTAGAAAACTCTTACAGATTAAAGGTCTTCATAATTATAACTATGACGATTTCGTAAATGCGACCTCATTTATAGAGCATAATTACCAGAAATATCCATTTCAGGCCCTGATAGAAAAAGAATACGAACTTGGCGAGGTCGAAGAGGCTTTCCGTTACGCAACACAGGAAAAACCGGTACGTGTAGGTATCCGGATTTAA
- a CDS encoding DUF5690 family protein, giving the protein MKNRKFNRIFAHPLWALVAAFGTYFCMYGFRKPYTAATYQGFSFFDLDFKSLLIISQTLGYVMAKWVGIKFVSEIKPAYRIRAILILIGFAECMLLLFGSVPAPWNVIFLFLNGLPLGVIFGLVLGFVEGRKHTEFLVAGLCASFIVSDGVSKSIGTFLLDHGLNELWMPFFAGLIFLVPTLLFIGMLACIPAPNQLDIQERSERPPMTGKDRWGFFNKYAPGIIGIVLVYLFTTLLRSLRADFAVEIWTGLGYHQTPELFTQSELLVSFGVLLIIGLVAFITRHKSAFYLSLFISLTGLIILIMAVYGLINGNIEAFTAMVLIGLGVYLPYVAIHAIVFERLIAITREKANVGFLMYIADSVGYTGYIILMLARYLSPDSASILSIFLKASTGMAGIGILLTVSCYFYFKYKLKNEKSTTHTPQRTGCTI; this is encoded by the coding sequence ATGAAAAACCGAAAGTTCAATAGAATATTTGCCCATCCTTTATGGGCTCTTGTAGCTGCTTTTGGTACCTATTTTTGTATGTATGGTTTTCGCAAGCCATATACTGCGGCAACTTATCAAGGTTTCTCTTTTTTTGACCTCGACTTTAAATCGCTTCTGATTATCTCTCAAACATTGGGTTATGTCATGGCAAAATGGGTAGGGATAAAATTTGTATCAGAAATCAAGCCTGCTTACCGTATCAGGGCCATCCTCATTTTGATTGGCTTTGCAGAGTGTATGCTTTTACTCTTTGGTAGTGTACCGGCCCCATGGAACGTAATTTTCCTTTTTCTGAATGGCTTGCCTTTAGGCGTAATTTTCGGTTTAGTGCTTGGCTTTGTAGAAGGGCGTAAACATACAGAATTCCTGGTAGCAGGTCTTTGTGCAAGTTTTATTGTGTCAGATGGTGTTTCAAAATCAATAGGTACCTTCTTACTGGATCATGGCCTGAACGAGTTATGGATGCCCTTTTTTGCCGGATTGATATTTCTTGTACCCACACTTCTTTTTATCGGTATGCTCGCTTGTATCCCGGCACCAAATCAGCTTGATATTCAGGAAAGATCTGAAAGACCGCCTATGACGGGAAAAGATAGATGGGGGTTTTTCAATAAGTATGCGCCAGGTATTATCGGTATAGTGCTGGTTTACCTTTTTACTACGCTTTTACGCAGCCTGCGGGCAGATTTCGCCGTTGAAATCTGGACTGGCTTAGGCTATCATCAGACACCAGAACTTTTTACACAGTCTGAACTACTGGTCTCTTTTGGAGTATTGCTTATTATAGGTCTGGTTGCCTTTATAACCAGGCACAAAAGCGCATTTTACTTATCCCTTTTTATTAGCCTTACCGGATTGATTATTTTAATTATGGCAGTATATGGCCTGATTAATGGAAATATCGAAGCCTTTACGGCGATGGTACTTATAGGTTTGGGTGTTTATCTGCCCTATGTAGCCATCCATGCGATTGTTTTTGAGCGGCTTATTGCCATAACCCGGGAAAAAGCAAACGTAGGTTTTTTGATGTACATCGCAGATTCTGTAGGTTATACCGGATACATTATTTTAATGCTGGCCAGATATCTGTCGCCAGATTCAGCTTCTATATTATCCATTTTTCTGAAAGCCAGCACAGGCATGGCCGGGATTGGAATTCTGCTCACTGTTTCCTGTTATTTCTATTTTAAATACAAGTTAAAAAATGAAAAATCAACAACCCATACACCCCAAAGGACGGGCTGTACTATTTAG